In Candidatus Saccharibacteria bacterium oral taxon 488, one DNA window encodes the following:
- a CDS encoding glutamate racemase — MKIGVFDTGTGGELVAKRLKKLLPQHSYITAIDREHAPYGNRSSEEIITLTDTAIQPLLSCSIIILACNTATTIAIQPLRQRYSDVRFIGFEPMIKPAATLTKSRHITLLATNATKHSQRLRALISEYATGVRIDTPDTRAWAQMIDQGLADDIVPDEVSASVADGSDVIVLGCTHYLAIKRRLQRLFPQCRILEPTAIIAKRISDFAS, encoded by the coding sequence ATGAAGATCGGCGTATTTGATACAGGAACTGGCGGCGAATTAGTAGCAAAGAGGCTGAAAAAATTACTGCCGCAGCATTCGTACATCACGGCGATCGACCGCGAGCACGCACCGTACGGTAATCGCTCGTCAGAAGAAATTATCACACTGACTGATACCGCTATCCAGCCCCTGCTGTCATGTAGCATCATTATCCTCGCCTGCAATACCGCTACAACAATTGCCATACAACCACTACGACAGCGCTATTCAGATGTCCGCTTTATTGGCTTTGAGCCAATGATTAAACCAGCTGCAACACTCACTAAATCACGTCATATCACTCTATTGGCGACAAACGCCACCAAACACAGCCAGCGTCTGCGCGCGCTTATCAGTGAATATGCTACTGGCGTTCGCATCGACACGCCAGACACCCGTGCGTGGGCGCAGATGATTGATCAAGGTTTGGCCGACGATATTGTGCCTGATGAAGTATCAGCCAGTGTTGCGGACGGCAGCGATGTTATTGTTCTAGGCTGCACGCATTATCTGGCAATTAAGAGGCGGTTACAACGCCTTTTTCCGCAATGCCGCATTCTTGAACCCACTGCAATTATCGCCAAGCGGATTAGCGATTTTGCTAGCTAA
- the ftsE gene encoding cell division ATP-binding protein FtsE codes for MILLDRVTKTYGKDNKPALNRVSVHVKPGEFVILVGTSGAGKSTLLKLLTREEKPTGGKIVVGGIDYDTLKDKHIPLLRRKIGVVFQDFKLLPNRTVFENVAFALEIAGMTNREIKSTVPKVIELVGLKGKEKNFPNQLSGGERQRVAIARAVVRQPKILIADEPTGNLDPKHSWDIVRLLEKINKYGTTVLLTTHNVDIVNKLKRRVITIDHGKITSDQAKGSYKQ; via the coding sequence ATGATTTTGTTAGATAGGGTTACCAAAACGTATGGCAAGGATAACAAGCCGGCCTTGAACCGGGTGAGTGTTCATGTCAAGCCGGGCGAGTTTGTGATTTTGGTCGGGACGTCCGGTGCGGGGAAGTCGACGCTGCTCAAACTGCTGACCCGCGAGGAAAAGCCGACTGGCGGCAAGATTGTCGTCGGTGGGATTGATTATGACACGCTCAAGGACAAGCATATTCCGCTGCTCCGCCGCAAGATCGGCGTGGTGTTTCAGGATTTCAAACTTTTGCCGAATCGGACGGTGTTTGAGAATGTGGCCTTTGCGCTGGAGATTGCCGGCATGACTAATCGTGAGATCAAATCAACAGTGCCAAAGGTGATCGAGCTGGTGGGGCTGAAAGGTAAGGAAAAGAATTTCCCAAACCAACTGTCTGGCGGTGAGCGCCAACGGGTGGCGATTGCCCGGGCAGTGGTTCGGCAGCCAAAGATCTTGATCGCTGACGAGCCGACTGGTAACCTTGACCCAAAGCATAGCTGGGATATTGTGCGCTTGCTGGAAAAAATTAACAAATACGGCACCACGGTGCTGCTGACCACGCACAATGTCGATATTGTCAATAAGCTCAAACGCCGGGTGATCACCATTGATCACGGTAAAATCACCTCTGATCAAGCCAAGGGGAGTTACAAACAATGA
- a CDS encoding peptide chain release factor 2 — protein MQPLKKRIQTLQSEVEQAKAALDFAALEQEMAALDERLNQPEIWHNPDEAQALAKKAASLRQTVEPWQTLGVQLADIAELMELGDDDLLPEFEAQVAALEQEFTQRKTDLLFSGPYDNREAVVRISAGVGGLDAQDFAAMLERMYLRWAEKSGMKADTLERSTNDDAGIKTAVLEISGSFAYGKLRSENGVHRLVRLSPFNADNLRQTSFALVEVLPKIDTPDEIAIDPSDLRIDVYRSGGKGGQGVNTTDSAVRVTHVPTGITVAIQNERSQIQNKETALKILRSKLLAMKLEQHAETLSDLRAGESANWGSQIRNYVLHPYTLVKDTRTKHENRNTQGVLDGDIDEFMAAYLRESRG, from the coding sequence ATGCAACCGCTAAAAAAACGTATCCAAACCCTGCAATCAGAAGTAGAACAGGCCAAGGCGGCGCTGGATTTTGCGGCGCTGGAGCAGGAGATGGCGGCGCTGGATGAGCGGCTTAATCAGCCGGAGATTTGGCATAATCCGGACGAGGCGCAGGCACTAGCAAAAAAGGCGGCTAGCTTGCGCCAGACGGTTGAGCCGTGGCAGACGCTCGGGGTGCAACTGGCGGATATCGCTGAGTTGATGGAGCTGGGCGACGATGATCTACTGCCAGAGTTTGAAGCGCAGGTAGCGGCGCTGGAGCAAGAATTTACCCAGCGCAAGACTGATTTATTATTCAGCGGCCCGTACGACAACCGCGAGGCAGTGGTGCGGATTTCGGCGGGTGTGGGTGGGCTGGATGCTCAGGATTTTGCGGCGATGTTGGAGCGGATGTATCTGCGCTGGGCGGAAAAGTCGGGGATGAAAGCCGACACGCTGGAGCGCTCGACCAATGATGATGCGGGGATAAAGACGGCGGTGTTGGAAATTTCTGGATCGTTTGCGTATGGAAAATTGCGCTCAGAGAACGGCGTGCATCGGCTGGTGCGCCTCAGTCCATTTAATGCTGATAATTTGCGCCAGACTAGCTTTGCACTGGTGGAGGTGCTGCCAAAGATTGATACACCGGATGAAATTGCGATTGACCCGAGTGATCTGAGGATTGATGTGTATCGCTCGGGCGGCAAGGGCGGCCAGGGAGTGAATACTACTGACTCGGCGGTGCGGGTGACGCACGTGCCGACGGGCATCACGGTGGCGATTCAGAATGAGCGTTCGCAGATTCAAAATAAAGAAACGGCGCTGAAGATTTTGCGCTCCAAGTTGCTGGCAATGAAGCTAGAACAACACGCCGAAACCCTGTCTGACCTCAGAGCTGGCGAGTCAGCCAACTGGGGTAGCCAGATTAGAAATTATGTCCTGCACCCATACACACTGGTCAAGGATACCCGCACCAAGCACGAGAACCGCAATACCCAAGGAGTGCTGGATGGTGATATCGATGAGTTTATGGCGGCTTATTTGCGTGAGTCGCGCGGCTAA